In Archocentrus centrarchus isolate MPI-CPG fArcCen1 chromosome 21, fArcCen1, whole genome shotgun sequence, the following are encoded in one genomic region:
- the acvr2aa gene encoding activin receptor type-2A: MGSATRLAFSVFLITCSSGAILGHSQTQTCVLYSYSSSSSSSSSAEGGGNVSGVETCSGQKDEKRQHCFATWRNISGQVTVVKQGCWLDDRSCYDRTECVERKESPDVFFCCCEGSLCNERFFYLPNSNHTPPLPPTNVPLTPRPPVVTALMYSLLPIMTVAAIILLSFWMYRHHKLAYPPVLVPTQEPCPMPPSPILGHKPLQLVELKARGRFGCVWKAQLLSEHVAVKIFPLQERQSWQNEYEIYSLSGMRHENLLQFIGAEKRGRELEMELWLITAYHHKGSLTDYLKANVLSWSELCRIAQSMSRGLTYLHEDMPIHKEGHKPAIAHRDLKSKNILLKSDLTACIADFGLALRFEAGKSPGDAHGQVGTRRYMAPEVLEGAINFQRDAFLRIDMYAVGLVLWELTSRCKAADGPVDEYLLPFEEEVGQHPSLEDMQEVVVYKKLRPTIRECWQKHAGLSLLCETMEECWDHEAEARLSAGCVEERIVQMQRQTSVTAPEIVTVVTMVTNLDYPPKESSL; encoded by the exons ATGGGGTCAGCCACCAGGCTGGCCTTCAGCGTTTTCCTCATCACCTGCTCCTCAG gtGCGATCCTGGGCCACTCACAGACTCAGACCTGTGTACTCTACAGCTACAGCTCTTCATCGTCCTCATCCTCCTCGGCAGAGGGTGGGGGGAACGTTAGTGGTGTGGAGACCTGCTCTGGGCAGAAGGATGAGAAGAGGCAGCACTGCTTCGCCACCTGGAGGAACATCTCCGGTCAGGTGACTGTGGTCAAACAAGGGTGCTGGCTCGATGACCGCAGCTGCTATGACAG GACGGAGTGTGTGGAGAGGAAGGAGTCACCTGAcgtcttcttctgctgctgtgaggGCAGTTTGTGCAATGAGAGGTTCTTCTACCTGCCCAACAGCAACCATACGCCGCCGCTGCCTC CGACAAATGTCCCACTGACACCGAGGCCCCCGGTGGTCACCGCTCTGATGTACTCGCTGCTCCCCATAATGACTGTTGCCGCTATCATCCTGCTGTCTTTCTGGATGTACCGACACCACAAACTGGCTTACCCACCTGTGCTGGTGCCCACACAG gagCCTTGCCCCATGCCCCCCTCCCCCATCCTGGGACATAAGCCTCTGCAGTTGGTGGAACTGAAAGCCAGGGGGCGCTTTGGCTGTGTGTGGAAGGCTCAGCTGCTCAGTGAACATGTTGCTGTCAAGATCTTCCCCCTTCAG GAGCGCCAGTCGTGGCAGAACGAGTATGAGATCTACAGCCTGAGTGGGATGAGGCACGAGAACCTCCTGCAGTTCATCGGCGCTgagaagagaggcagagagctgGAGATGGAGCTGTGGCTCATCACTGCCTACCACCACAAG GGTTCTCTGACAGACTACCTTAAAGCCAACGTTCTCTCCTGGTCTGAGCTGTGTCGGATTGCACAGTCCATGTCTCGAGGGCTCACCTACCTGCATGAAGACATGCCTATACACAAAGAGGGACACAAACCTGCCATtgcacacag ggACTTGAAGAGTAAGAACATCCTGCTGAAGTCTGACTTGACAGCCTGCATCGCCGACTTTGGCCTCGCTCTCAGGTTTGAGGCAGGAAAGTCTCCAGGAGATGCTCACGGACAG GTGGGGACCAGGAGGTACATGGCCCCGGAGGTCCTGGAAGGTGCCATCAACTTCCAGAGAGACGCCTTCCTGAGGATAGACATGTACGCCGTGGGCCTCGTGCTGTGGGAGCTCACCTCGCGCTGCAAAGCTGCTGATG GTCCAGTGGATGAGTACCTGCTGCCCTTTGAGGAGGAGGTGGGTCAGCATCCGTCTCTGGAGGACATGCAAGAGGTGGTTGTCTACAAGAAGCTCAGACCCACAATCAGAGAGTGCTGGCAGAAGCACGCC GGTCTGTCTCTGCTCTGTGAGACCATGGAGGAGTGCTGGGATCACGAGGCGGAGGCCCGGCTGTCGGCGGGCTGCGTGGAGGAGCGCATCGTGCAGATGCAGCGGCAGACGAGTGTCACGGCACCTGAGATCGTCACAGTCGTCACCATGGTAACCAACCTAGACTACCCCCCCAAAGAGTCAAGTCTATGA